One Setaria italica strain Yugu1 chromosome I, Setaria_italica_v2.0, whole genome shotgun sequence DNA window includes the following coding sequences:
- the LOC101765062 gene encoding probable galacturonosyltransferase-like 9: protein MGAATPAMWAGLVLAAMLLLAQSGPAAAAGLPRFAEAPEYRNGEGCLAPVAGAGVCDPGLVHIAMTLDAHYLRGSMAAIYSLLKHASCPESLFFHFLAAEGGGAPPVADLRAAVAASFPSLRFEIYPFRADAVAGLISASVRAALEAPLNYARNHLADLLPRCVPRAIYLDSDVLAVDDVRRLWETRLPAAAVVAAPEYCHANFSRYFTEAFWNDPVLGARVFAGRRRAPCYFNTGVMVIDLRRWRVGNYRQRIERWMEMQKEKRIYELGSLPPFLLVFAGEIEAVDHRWNQHGLGGDNVFGSCRPLHNGPVSLMHWSGKGKPWDRLDAGKPCPLDHTWKSYDLYIGENDSSASGQSRSALSSSAALPAAVFSW from the coding sequence ATGGGCGCGGCCACCCCGGCGATGTGGGCCGGGCTGGTGCTGGCGGCGATGTTGTTATTGGCCCAatcggggccggcggcggcggcggggctgccgAGGTTCGCCGAGGCGCCCGAGTACCGGAACGGGGAGGGGTGCCTGGCGCCCGTGGCCGGCGCGGGGGTCTGCGACCCGGGCCTCGTCCACATCGCCATGACGCTCGACGCGCACTACCTCCGGGGCTCCATGGCGGCCATCTACTCGCTGCTCAAGCACGCCTCCTGCCCGGAGTCGCTCTTCTTCCACTTCCTCgccgcggagggcggcggcgcgccgccggtcgccgacctccgggccgccgtcgccgcctcgttcCCCTCGCTGCGCTTCGAGATCTACCCGTTCCGCGCCGACGCGGTCGCCGGGCTCATCTCCGCCTCCGTGCGCGCCGCGCTCGAGGCCCCTCTCAACTACGCGCGGAACCACCTCGCCGACCTGCTCCCGCGCTGCGTGCCGCGCGCGATATACCTCGACTCCGACGtgctcgccgtcgacgacgtGCGCAGGCTCTGGGAGACgcgcctgcccgccgccgcggtcgtcgCCGCGCCAGAGTACTGCCACGCCAACTTCTCCCGTTACTTCACCGAGGCCTTCTGGAACGACCCCGTCCTCGGCGCGCGGGTCttcgccgggcgccgccgcgcgccctgCTACTTCAACACCGGGGTCATGGTCATCGACCTCCGGAGATGGCGCGTCGGCAACTACCGCCAGCGCATCGAGCGCTGGATGGAGATGCAGAAAGAGAAGAGAATCTACGAGCTCGGCTCCTTGCCCCCGTTCTTGCTCGTCTTCGCCGGCGAGATTGAGGCCGTCGACCACCGGTGGAACCAGCACGGCTTGGGCGGCGACAACGTGTTCGGCAGCTGCCGCCCCCTCCACAACGGTCCCGTCAGCCTGATGCACTGGTCCGGAAAGGGCAAGCCATGGGACCGCCTCGACGCCGGCAAGCCTTGCCCGCTCGACCACACCTGGAAGTCGTACGACCTCTACATTGGCGAGAATGATTCATCAGCATCAGGGCAGTCCCGGTCTGCCTTGTCATCATCGGCGGCATTGCCTGCGGCGGTGTTTTCTTGGTAG